The genomic region AGAGCTATGAAGATTCTCTTTGGACAAGGAGCCCGTCTGTGTGTCGCGAAGCAAAGCCTGATTGAAGCATGGGTCGTTGCCACGCGCCCCCGCGGTGTGAACGGCTTTGGCTGTTCCGCTCGATTTGCCGCGGAAGGACTCTCCGAAGTCAAGCGTCTCTTTCACATTCTCGCGGACACCGACGAGATCTTTTCGGAGTGCGAGAAACTCGTCTCATCCCATGAGGTCCTCGGCAAGGCGGCCTATGATGCGCGGCTCGTGGCAACAATGAACGTGCATGGCATCGAAAGCATTCTCACCTTCAATACTGCCGATTTCAAACGATTTCCTCGCCTACAGATTCTTCATCCCACTGACGTCCTCTCGGGTTCGGCGGTATAGACAGGACTGTCCGACAAGATGGTCCTGAAAGCAGGTCTGCCATACTCTCGGCCAGCGGACGTACAACATCGCAAACAATCGCATAGACTGCGTTGAGGACATTGCACGTAGCAACAACGCGAAACGGTATGCTATTAGTCAGTTTTGTCTGCGACGCCAATCCTGGACCTCGAAATCCTGCCGCCGGAACTTCGCACGAGCAAGCTGCCGTTGATAATTTGCGGCATCATCGGAATATTTCTGGGAGTGAGTCCGCTTCTGCCGCCCAGTTGGCACACTTTCAGCGGACTGTGGCTGATTCCGGCATTATACGTCGCGGTGGCGGTTCATGAATTGGGGCACCTTGTC from Acidobacteriota bacterium harbors:
- a CDS encoding type II toxin-antitoxin system VapC family toxin, with the translated sequence MDCLVDTNIILRSADRLHPSSQPARRAMKILFGQGARLCVAKQSLIEAWVVATRPRGVNGFGCSARFAAEGLSEVKRLFHILADTDEIFSECEKLVSSHEVLGKAAYDARLVATMNVHGIESILTFNTADFKRFPRLQILHPTDVLSGSAV